TGGAGTGGAGTATGATGTACTGTCATCTTGGAGAAAGAACACATCTAAGTTTTCTATCTTGTCTGAGATTGCTCGGGATGTGTTGGCCTTACAAGTCTCATCAGTTGCCTCAAAGAGTGTTTTTAGCACTAGCGGTAGGCTTCTTGAACCACATAGGAGTTGTCTCACACATTACATGGTTGAGGTTCTAATGTGTACCAAGCAATGGGTGAAGCAAGACCTAAAGATGGAGTCAAGATGCACAAATACTTGGTGATCTTGAAGAAGTGGACAGGCTTGAAAGAGTTAATATCCGAGAATTCAATCTTCAAATCTTGTACTACTTTGTTTTTGAGTTACCGTCTTTCAGTGTTCAATAAACGTTTTTACTCTCTTTTCAGAGTATGGGGACACAACAATTCCACTAGAAGACTAAGAAATTTGAGGCGTCAAGCTTGAGAAGATATGTTCATGGCTTCATCAGTTCAagaattttgttttaaagtttgCTTTTGTATGTtgaatgttgttttttttaaagtttgctTTCGGATCATGGCTTAGATAAGCTATTATGTTTTGTTGTGTTGAACTTATCTTATGCTATCTATTTGGTGTGTTGAACTTGTGCTATGTATTTGGTTTTTCCGGATATGTATGGTTATTTTCCGGTTACAGTTGGTTACATTTGGTTATATTTGGTTTATTTCGGGTgtttggttattttatttttattaaaatccgaaaccgaaccgaaaccaattTGTTTTTGGGTTTCCCCGGATTTTGAAACTTTCACCCGTACCGATCCGAACCCGGTTACTTCTGAACAAACACCGTACCGTAAATCTCCAATAATCGAATGAGACTTACATGCTTAgatccgaaaacccgaaaaccTGTTTacaccgaaccgaacccgaagggGGACCGAACGCCCAGGACTATGTCATACCATTAACATTTGAGTTGGTTTTGCAAAACTAAAACATAACTGAGTAATTATAgtagtattatattttttttcttgaaatatttttagaggTTCTGACCAATAATGTTACTCTTAGTTTAAAAAAGTGAGAGCAAATAAAATGTACACAATTGGGGCCTCTTGTTAAACTGAGGACTATTAGTATTGGGCCTTACAAAGGTGGGAGGGAgagatagaaagaaagaaagatagagAGGCGAAGAAGAGAGGCAGAGAATAGGAGTGTGTTAAAATGGCGAGAGCAGCTTGTAGCAGCGTCGTCACGGCTCTGTCTTTGCTACCGTCCAAGTCTCATCATCTCTTGAGAAACCAGTTCAGCTTCTCCGGAAAATCAAACAAGTTCGTGGGAGTTTTGACTCTGGAGAGGCGATGCTTTTCTTCCACAGTAAGCATGAGCCTCAAAGCCGGAATCGTTGGTCTTCCAAATGTCGGGAAGTCCACTCTCTTTAACGCCGTCGtaagtccttttttttttttgtgtggttaTTATGAGCttcttgctctctctctctctctcaggcaTTTCGTCAAACACCTTGCGTTTGTgaaaaatgtctttttttttttttgtaatcttttCCAATAAAGGTTGAGAATGGAAAGGCGCAAGCAGCTAATTTCCCCTTCTGCACAATTGAGCCGAATGTTGGAATTGTGGCAGTTCCTGATTCTCGTCTTCAAGTGCTCTCTAAGCTCACCAACTCTCAGAAAGTGGTCCCTGCTTCCATTGAGTTCGTGGACATTGCTGGTCTTGTCAAGGGTGCCAGTCAAGGCGAGGTGTCGTCATTATTCTCTCCTCTCCTCGTGTCTTGTATCTTATTACAACAAACTCACTCACAAGATTGATTGATTGGATTTTGTATGTAGGGATTAGGGAACAAGTTCTTATCTCACATCCGTGAAGTGGATTCGATCCTCCAGGTGGTCCGCTGTTTTGAGGACAACGACATTGTTCATGTCAATGGCAAAGTTGATCCCACCTCTGACATTGatgtcatcaatctcgagcttATCTTCTGCGACTTGGATCAGATTGGCAAAAGGCTCGACAGACTTAACAAAGGCAAGCCTAAGGATTCCCAGTCCAAAGTCAAGGAGGAAGCTGAAAAATCTGCTCTGCAAAGAATTCAGGAGGCCCTTCTGGACGGGAAACCTGCACGCTCTGTTGCATTGAATGACCTCGAGAAGGACGCCGTCAAGCATCTCTGCTTGCTTAccatgaagcctatgatctacGTCGCTAATGTTGCTGAAACCGATCTTGCCGACCCTGACAagaattcttttgttcaacAAGTTAAGGCTCTTTCTTCGGATTTGCAGTCTGGTCATGTCGTTGTTTCTGCTCAGGTCAGGAATCATACATACATCTTTCTTATGCGCTGAGGCCAAGATTTTACTTGAACAAATCTTCCTTCCTTTCATTGAAACCAGGTTGAGTCTGAGTTAACCGAGCTTCCTCTTGACGAGCGGACTGAATATTTGAACTCGCTAGGTGTCAGCGAGAGTGGCCTTGGGAACCTTATCAGGGCCACATACAGTCTGCTAGGTTTGCAGACCTACTTCACTTCTGGTGAAAAGGTGAGATATGTTCACATCAACAGTATTAGTTTGAAACACTGCCTCTAAAATATCCATTCTCCTATGGCAGGAAACAAGAGCCTGGACGATACACGCAGGTTAGTTGGGTTCTCAACATGCATTGTTTTCTGGGGATGCGAAAGTAATTTAGTACAAAACTTTTGTTGTTGATACAGGCATGACTGCACCACAAGCCGCTAGTGTCATTCACTCTGACTTTGAGAAGGGTTTTATTAGAGCTGAGACTGTAAGCATTTTTATTTCCTATTACTGATTGATTCTCTTGTACAGTTATAATATTGTACCCGGACATCATTTCAATTGTCActtgtttttgcttttgttttcagGTTGCATATGAAGATTTTGTCTCTGCTGGCTCTCTTGCCGCAGCAAGGGATAAAGGACTTGTGGGTTTCTTCCCCTCCATCCATAAAAATGAGCTCAATATATCATATGATTCTCTTCGCCTACTCAGGAGTTTTCTTgagtattatttgttttttcttttggtgcAGTTGAGATCAGAGGGTAAAGAGTACATTGTTAAAGAAGGAGATGTGATGCTTTTCCGCTTCAACGTATAACAGAACCCTGAGATCTCAGTCACTTTGTTCACAGGTTGTGTTTCTGCACTTCCTCTTTTATCGCATCGGAGGTTTCATTGCTCTTGGTTTCGGTGgatatttttctttcatttttacaCTCCGAGAAAGTAATTTGTTATGAAGACAGAAGATGAGATGTTTCTGGAAATTTTATGCAATATTCAATCCCCTTTATTATATGAATCTCTTATTTAGGTTCTTTTTTGGAGGTATTTTTGCTGAAATATTTTTGACAGAAACATATGCATGAACTTGTGTTTGCTGCCTTTTTTTCGGCCTGACAAAAACTTCACAAAACGAGTAAAAACTAAGTATGAGTGCATAAGAATGTAATCATAATACAATAATAGAGAAGACTCGGTATGGAATCAGAaaccatgtgaactttcttaGAAGACGAGCCAAAATGCAGCCGCAGGATATTTTTTTATGCTACGGAGAGAGAGTTCTATTTTCTTTTACTGTTACAATAACATCGAatggttaacaaaaaaaaaaaaatagctctGTGGGTTGCACATGAACTAGCCACTGTAAACAAATCCGCTGAACATCTTAAGTACCAATATTTTCATGGACCATCCCTAACTGAACAAAGGAcgtgatgtcaaaaaaaaaaaaaaaaaaaactaaacaaaggACGTGTATATTCTTCAAATGTTCAATCTCACTGTTTTAACGTGTTCGACTTCAAGATTCCAATCACAAAATCTCTAAAACATAACATAACCTAAGAATCAAATGCTGGGATGGACCAGAAGGGCACAAAAATTCTAGAatagacctttttttttttttaattttttaatgaattaaaaataaatcaagattAAATAGAAAATACCACAAAACCTAAAACttcaatatatttacatatccaACCAGTCACCTACCCACTTACAATTaacccgacccgacccgacccgtGTTTTAGTAACCCTAAATCCCTAAATTCTTTGTCTTCGACAAAACCAATGAAACCTACAGAGTAAATCACGATCTCCCTCTATCTCCCATTACTAATCAAACTCGGCAACAATCATCTTGAATCTGATCTATTTCTCCAATTTCGTGTCACTCATTGAAAAACTATGTCTCCAAAGACTCGACTCGCcgaaaaaaataacaaagaagatgcgctggagaagaagaagaacgagTCAatggcgaagaagaagaaagttgcggcggagaagaagaagaaggactccgcgagaaagaaaaaagaaacatcaGTGAAAAGAAGGAGAGAGGccgtgaaaaaaaaaagagatgcggcgaagaagaagactgaaacCGAGACcgcaaagaagaagaggaagcgaAACAGTGTTGTCGACGGTGGGTCCTCGTTGAATCCAACCAAGCGGGCTCGGAACACCGCATCTCCACCGGAACAGAAACATCAAGGCGATCATTCCCCAGCACCATCAGCGGAATTGCCTTCTCAGGCCGATGTCGAAGGTACACCAGGCCCAACGCATCCGAGTGAGCCACAAAAATCACCTACTCAGGCACCTAGTGAGGCTGAGAATCCAC
This Brassica napus cultivar Da-Ae chromosome C6, Da-Ae, whole genome shotgun sequence DNA region includes the following protein-coding sequences:
- the LOC106406375 gene encoding ribosome-binding ATPase YchF, yielding MARAACSSVVTALSLLPSKSHHLLRNQFSFSGKSNKFVGVLTLERRCFSSTVSMSLKAGIVGLPNVGKSTLFNAVVENGKAQAANFPFCTIEPNVGIVAVPDSRLQVLSKLTNSQKVVPASIEFVDIAGLVKGASQGEGLGNKFLSHIREVDSILQVVRCFEDNDIVHVNGKVDPTSDIDVINLELIFCDLDQIGKRLDRLNKGKPKDSQSKVKEEAEKSALQRIQEALLDGKPARSVALNDLEKDAVKHLCLLTMKPMIYVANVAETDLADPDKNSFVQQVKALSSDLQSGHVVVSAQVESELTELPLDERTEYLNSLGVSESGLGNLIRATYSLLGLQTYFTSGEKETRAWTIHAGMTAPQAASVIHSDFEKGFIRAETVAYEDFVSAGSLAAARDKGLLRSEGKEYIVKEGDVMLFRFNV